The following are from one region of the Trichoplusia ni isolate ovarian cell line Hi5 chromosome 1, tn1, whole genome shotgun sequence genome:
- the LOC113495952 gene encoding sodium/hydrogen exchanger 8 yields MLCIRKYVYWIGIICLISVCYGHHVKSSSLSNEQRSHKSYKTDRSNTLQGTVFSNHNDYHENGLSRSKRASVPNVSSSSEASINSLLVNATPSSSTESSDNSTDKNEKESSILSVVLVNISSSATPNASVVSPSDAAPLPEKSSAEDEHNSSMAIFFVLCVLALGILLIHLMLQTGFSYLPESVVIVFLGALIGMIINLMSIKNIANWRKEEAFSPTAFFLVLLPPIIFESGYNLHKGNFFQNIGSILLFAIVGTAISAFVIGAGIYLLGLAQVVYKLSFVESFAFGSLISAVDPVATVAIFHALDVDPVLNMLVFGESILNDAVAIVLTTAVLDSNDPLMSTGEAILSAINRFWLMFFASAGIGVLFALVSALLLKHVDLRKNPSLEFGMMLVFTYAPYVLAEGIHLSGIMAILFCGVVMSHYTHFNLSTVTQVTMQQTMRTLAFIAETCVFAYLGLAIFSFRHRVEPALVVWSIVMCLLGRAANIFPLALLCNKFREHKITKKMMFIMWFSGLRGAISYALSLHLGFSDETRHVIITTTLIIVLFTTLFFGGSTMPLLKFLRANKKTKRSRSLRKQKEVSLSKTREWGQAIDSEHLSEITEEELEVNYSHATRLKGFVRLDMKYLTPFFTRRFTHQELKDCKSQMTDLTNQWYQAIKISNDRETDEEESLQQSSLTNSHSSLQRGV; encoded by the exons atgcttTGTATCAGAAAATATGTGTATTGGATCGGAATAATATGTTTAATCAGTGTTTGTTACGGGCATCATGTAAAATCGTCATCTTTGTCCAATGAACAGAGAAGTCACAAATCTTATAAGACCGATCGCAGCAACACATTACAGGGAACAGTGTTTAGCAATCACAATGACTATCACGAGAATGGATTGTCAAGGTCGAAAAGAGCTAGTGTGCCGAATGTTTCCAGTTCTAGTGAAGCCAGCATTAACAGTTTACTTGTTAATGCAACGCCAAGTTCATCTACTGAAAGTTCTGACAATTCAACAGATAAAAATGAGAAAGAATCGTCTATACTCTCTGTAGTTCTAGTCAATATTTCATCATCGGCAACTCCAAATGCTTCAGTTGTAAGTCCATCTGATGCAGCTCCCTTGCCTGAGAAAAGTTCAGCAGAAGACGAGCACAATAGTTCAATGGCTATATTTTTTGTGCTGTGTGTGCTGGCACTtggaattttattaattcatctCATGTTGCAAACTGGATTCTCTTACCTTCCTGAAAGTGTGGTTATAGTATTCCTTGGTGCTTTAATAGGGATGATAATTAACTTAATGTCCATTAAGAACATTGCTAACTGGAGGAAAGAAGAAGCTTTTTCTCCTACAGCTTTTTTCCTTGTTCTGTTACCTCCCATAATTTTTGAGTCTGGTTATAATTTACATAAGGGTAATTTCTTTCAAAACATTggttctattttattatttgctattgTTGGCACTGCTATATCTGCATTTGTAATTGGTGCAGGTATATATTTATTAGGATTGGCACAAGTGGTTTATAAGTTGAGTTTTGTGGAATCATTTGCATTTGGTTCTTTAATATCAGCAGTGGATCCTGTGGCCACTGTGGCAATTTTTCATGCTCTAGATGTTGACCCAGTTTTGAACATGTTGGTGTTTGGAGAGAGCATTTTGAATGATGCTGTAGCTATTGTGTTGACAACAGCAGTCTTGGACTCCAATGACCCTCTCATGTCTACAGGGGAAGCCATACTTTCTGCCATCAATCGATTTTGGTTAATGTTCTTTGCTTCTGCTGGTATAGGAGTATTGTTTGCATTGGTTAGTGCTCTATTATTGAAACATGTAGATCTTCGAAAAAATCCTTCTCTTGAATTTGGAATGATGTTAGTCTTTACCTATGCTCCATATGTACTAGCCGAGGGTATTCATTTGTCTG GAATCATGGCAATTCTATTTTGTGGTGTTGTGATGTCTCACTACACTCATTTTAACCTGTCTACCGTGACCCAGGTCACTATGCAGCAGACTATGAGGACCTTGGCTTTCATTGCTGAGACCTGTGTGTTTGCTTACCTCGGCTTAGCCATATTTag CTTCCGACATCGCGTCGAACCAGCACTCGTAGTGTGGAGCATAGTTATGTGTTTACTTGGCAGAGCAGCCAATATCTTCCCACTTGCGCTTCTTTGCAACAAGTTCCgtgaacataaaattacaaagaaaatgatGTTTATCATGTGGTTTAGCG gtttGAGAGGAGCTATTTCCTACGCTTTATCGCTTCACCTTGGTTTCTCGGACGAAACTCGACATGTAATCATTACTACGACACTTATAATCGTCTTGTTTACAACCTTATTCTTCGGCGGGTCTACAATGccattattaaagtttttgcGG GCTAACAAGAAAACCAAACGTTCGAGATCATTACGAAAACAGAAGGAAGTGAGTTTGTCAAAGACGAGAGAGTGGGGCCAAGCTATCGATTCTGAACACCTGTCTGAAATTACGGAAGAAGAATTGGAG GTAAATTACTCCCACGCAACACGATTGAAAGGATTTGTTCGATTGGACATGAAGTATTTAACTCCATTCTTCACAAGAAGATTCACTCATCAG gagCTGAAAGATTGCAAAAGCCAAATGACAGATCTTACAAACCAGTGGTATCAggctataaaaatatcaaatgatAGAGAAACAGATGAAGAGGAGAGTTTACAACAAAGTTCCTTAACAAATTCACACAGCAGTCTTCAGAGGGGTGTATAA
- the LOC113495966 gene encoding probable prefoldin subunit 4, which translates to MANSGKGTFQPDSDVHISFEDQQKINKFARLNAKVDDLKEELKVKQNDMKNLEEAVEELSLTDESEKIPYLIGEVFMCQGLEDTLKFLDEAKARKTNEINDLEGRCDELKSQMSELKAHLYGKFGSHINLENEDE; encoded by the exons ATGGCTAACTCAGGAAAAGGCACCTTCCAACCT GATTCAGATGTTCACATTTCATTCGAAGACCAGCAAAAGATTAACAAATTTGCGCGCTTGAACGCAAAAGTAGACGATTTAAAAGAAGAACTTAAAGTAAAACAGAATGACATGAAGAATTTGGAAGAGGCAGTGGAAGAACTTAGTCTGACCGATGAATCTGAAAAGATTCCCTATCTCATCGGCGAAGTGTTCATGTGTCAAGGCTTAGAGGACACCTTG aaattCTTAGATGAAGCTAAGgctagaaaaacaaatgaaataaatgacttGGAAGGAAGGTGTGATGAGTTGAAATCTCAAATGAGCGAATTGAAAGCCCACTTATATGGAAAATTCGGTAGTCACATTAACTTAGAGAATGAAGATGAATAA